The DNA region GGTCGTCACCTATGGCAAGGCGGCGGCGGTGCAGGTCGGCGCGGCCGATGCCGATACCGTGATCGGCGCCGTGGCGGCGGGCAATACCGGCTATGGCCTGATCGTGAAGGGCAGCATCGCAGGCTATGGCATCTATGACGGCGTCGATGCCAACGGCCTGGTGATCGGCGGTTTGGGCGGCGGCGTGTCGATCGCCAAGGGCGTGCAGATCGGCGGCACCGTGGCCGCCGTGTCCTATGACAGCAATGCGACCGCACTGCGGCTGGGGTCGGGCGCGCGGGCCGACACGATCGACGTCAGTGGCACGGTCAGCGCCAGCGGCTCGTCCAAGGACGGCACCATCGCACGCGGGCTGATGATCGATGCGGGCGCAACCGTCAGTAGCATCAAGATCAGCGGCTCCGTTGGCGCCACCGCCGGGGGCGACAAGGGTGCGGCGACCGCGATCCTGGATTCGTCCGGCACCGTGTCCAGCCTGTCCAACAGCGGCAGGATCAGCGCCACAGGGGGCAAGAGCGGCAGCAATGTCGCGATCGACCTGACGGCCAATAGCAGCGGCGTGACGCTGAGCCAGGCGCTGGCGTCGGCCACCGCCTCCGCGCCCAGCATCGTCGGCGACATCCGCCTGGGATCGGGCAATGACGCGCTCGCCGTATCGGCAGGGACGATCACCGGCAATCTCAGCCTGGGCGCGGGCAATGACAGCGTTTCGCTGTCGGGCGCATCCAGCCTGACGGGCGACATCGCCTTTGGCGCGGGCGCATCGAGCCTGAACCTGGCGGACACGGCCAAGGTCACGGGCGCGGTCGATTTCGGCGGCGGCGCGGGAACGTTGACGCTGGGCGGCACGTCGTCGCTGACCGGCGCGATCAGCAATGGCAGTGGCATGGCGGTGGTGCTGAACGGCGGCACGTTGAACGCGACCAACACCAACTCGGTGGCGCTGGCGTCGCTGTCCGCCAGCGGCACGTCGACGCTGGGCGTCACCATCAATGCCGATACCGGCGCGCATACCGTCTATGACGTCGCCGGGGCGGCCAGCTTCGCCAGCGGATCGCAGGTGAAGGTCAACCTGACCCAGGTCGGCGGATCGGCGGGCGATTATGTCATCGTGCGCGCGGGATCACTAAGCGGGTCGCCGAGCCTGGGTGCTACCACCTTGCTGCCCTATATCTTCAAGGGCAGCGTGGCGGGCGACAGCGCGACCGGCAATGTCACCCTGTCGATCGCGGCCAAGAGCGTGGCGGAACTGGGCCTGAGCGGATCGACCGCCAGCGCCTATTCGGCGATCTTCAACGCGCTGGACAATGACGCAGACGTCGCGGGCGCCTATCTGGCGATCGGCGATGGGGCGACGCTGACCAAGAGCCTGCGCCAGATGCTGCCGGATCATGCCGGCGGCACGTTCGAAGCCGTGACATCCGGGTCGCGGGCCACCGCGCGCATCCTGTCCGACCCCAACGGCATCTACCGCACCGCGGACGGACGTTTGGGCTTCTGGCTGCAGCAGGTGGCGTTCGGCAGCGCCAAGAGCGTGGGCAGCACGGCATCCTACGACATTACCGGCTGGGGCGCAGGCGGTGGGCTGGAATATCTGAGCGACCTGGGCGCGTTCGGCGGTTCCTTCGCCTATATCCATGGCAGCGACAGCAGCGGCAGTGCCAACAATGCGGTCGATTCCGACCAGTTCGAACTGGCGGCGCACTGGCGCGGGCAATGGGGCGCGCTCCAGAGCTTCGCGCGGTTGTCGGCCGCGCACATCAAGTTCGATGGCACCCGCCATTTCGAAAGCCGCGATGTCGTCCGCACCGCCGACGGCAACTGGACCGGCAAACTCTATTCCGCCACGGCAGGCGCGTCCTACCAATTGCAGATGGGCCGTTTCGGCCTGCGTCCCGCGGTCGGCATCGACTATTACCGGCTCAAGGAAGACGGCTATAGCGAAAGCGGCGGCGGCGATGCGTTCAACCTGACCGTGTTGGGGCGGACCAGCGACGAACTGACCGCCAACGGCACGGTGACGGCGGGCTATGATTTTGGCAGCCTGAACAAGGAAGATGGCTGGGTCCGGCTGGAACTGGAAGGCGGCCGTCGTCAGATCGTGGGCGGGTCGCTGGGCGATACCACGGCCTATTTCAAGGATGGCGAACGCTTCACCCTGGTCGCGGAAGACCGGACCAATGGCTGGACCGGGCGCGCGCGGCTCTATGGCGGCACCGACACGTTCCGCGTCGGCGGCGAGTTCGGCGCAGAGGAGCAACAAAATCACGTCGCCATCTCATTTAGGGCGACGGTTAACTTCGTGCTGTGACGTCTTGATCGTGAAAGGACGGGCCACACCCCACAGACCCTCCCGGTCCGTCCCTTCGCTCCGGCATATATCCCTCCCCAAGGGCGCCGGACATAAAAGAGGGGCGTCGCTGGTCCCCCCGGCGGCGCCCCTTATTTATGCGATGGCGGCTTTACGTCGGCCCCGGCGTTCGCATCTTTGATCACGTTGATAACTGGCCGCACCTTGTGCCCCGGCGCAGGCCGGGGAACGGCGAGCCATCAGCCATCATATTATGACTAACGAGAAAGGGAGCGCCCTTGCGGCCGCTCCCTTTTCATATGCATCGATGGCGCGGCGGCTTAACCCGCCAGCGCCTTCTTCACCAGTTCGTTGACGACCTGCGGGTTGGCCTTGCCCTGCATCGCCTTCATCGTCTGACCGACGAAGAAACCGAACAAGGCTTCCTTGCCGCTGCGATATTGTTCGACTTTGTCGCCATTGTCGGCCAGCACCTTGGCTACCGCCGCTTCGATAGCGCCGGTATCTGAAGTCTGCTTCAGCCCCTTTTCCTCGACGATCTTGCCGGGCTTGTCGCCGGTTTCCAGCATGATTTCGAACACCTGCTTGGCGATCGTGCCGCTGATCGTGCCGTCGGCGACCAGCGCCAGCAATTCGGCGCCTTCCTCTGGGCTTACCGGACTGTCTTCCAGG from Sphingobium sp. HWE2-09 includes:
- a CDS encoding autotransporter domain-containing protein is translated as MRHLLACTAIAPVLAALTVANAAAETSIATATTAPVRTATVANGAADDISITSAGSITLTSGTGVTVDSNNKVTNAGTITINNADNVNGILIAPGTSGAITNSGTITLTEDYTATDTDSDGDIDGPFAKGTNKNGIWVQSGAGHSGAIDHSGTITIEGNNSAGIRLDGALTGNLSTSGTISVVGDNSYGVVANDVTGNVTLRASTSVTGANSIGAALLGDIDGALKIQGTIASTGYRSTTRPSDVTKLDADDLLQGGSAVVIAGNVTGGVIFDVPPTSSDTDTDVDDDGLADSSEGSAAVVTYGKAAAVQVGAADADTVIGAVAAGNTGYGLIVKGSIAGYGIYDGVDANGLVIGGLGGGVSIAKGVQIGGTVAAVSYDSNATALRLGSGARADTIDVSGTVSASGSSKDGTIARGLMIDAGATVSSIKISGSVGATAGGDKGAATAILDSSGTVSSLSNSGRISATGGKSGSNVAIDLTANSSGVTLSQALASATASAPSIVGDIRLGSGNDALAVSAGTITGNLSLGAGNDSVSLSGASSLTGDIAFGAGASSLNLADTAKVTGAVDFGGGAGTLTLGGTSSLTGAISNGSGMAVVLNGGTLNATNTNSVALASLSASGTSTLGVTINADTGAHTVYDVAGAASFASGSQVKVNLTQVGGSAGDYVIVRAGSLSGSPSLGATTLLPYIFKGSVAGDSATGNVTLSIAAKSVAELGLSGSTASAYSAIFNALDNDADVAGAYLAIGDGATLTKSLRQMLPDHAGGTFEAVTSGSRATARILSDPNGIYRTADGRLGFWLQQVAFGSAKSVGSTASYDITGWGAGGGLEYLSDLGAFGGSFAYIHGSDSSGSANNAVDSDQFELAAHWRGQWGALQSFARLSAAHIKFDGTRHFESRDVVRTADGNWTGKLYSATAGASYQLQMGRFGLRPAVGIDYYRLKEDGYSESGGGDAFNLTVLGRTSDELTANGTVTAGYDFGSLNKEDGWVRLELEGGRRQIVGGSLGDTTAYFKDGERFTLVAEDRTNGWTGRARLYGGTDTFRVGGEFGAEEQQNHVAISFRATVNFVL